In Luteolibacter arcticus, the following proteins share a genomic window:
- a CDS encoding polysaccharide biosynthesis/export family protein: protein MNLKFVFLLCALVGLLAAFSSGQTAEGGRSSGIIGQRDTVEIRVFREDDLTTAGQLSGDGTISMPLIGSVKLAGLTTDSAAKAIEAKLKDGFLVKPQVSVSIEGRIRRTITVLGQAQNPGVFELPANRSLTVVEAIGMAGGATRIANTKKITLKRSGGKVQTINLKDITSGKASDLSLKDGDVLSIPESLF, encoded by the coding sequence ATGAATCTGAAATTCGTGTTCCTCCTGTGTGCCTTGGTCGGCTTGCTGGCGGCCTTCAGCTCCGGCCAGACGGCCGAGGGTGGCCGCTCTTCCGGCATTATCGGTCAGCGCGACACGGTCGAAATCCGCGTCTTCCGGGAGGATGATCTGACCACCGCCGGCCAGCTTTCCGGCGACGGGACGATTTCGATGCCACTGATTGGCTCGGTGAAGCTTGCCGGCCTGACCACGGACTCGGCGGCCAAGGCGATCGAGGCGAAGCTCAAGGACGGCTTCCTGGTGAAGCCGCAGGTGAGCGTCTCGATTGAAGGCCGTATCCGCCGGACGATCACGGTGCTCGGCCAGGCGCAGAACCCCGGCGTTTTCGAGTTGCCCGCGAACCGCTCGCTGACGGTGGTCGAGGCCATCGGCATGGCCGGCGGCGCCACACGAATCGCGAATACCAAGAAGATCACGCTCAAGCGCTCCGGGGGGAAGGTCCAGACGATCAATCTCAAGGACATCACTTCCGGCAAGGCCTCCGACCTCTCCCTCAAGGACGGTGACGTGCTGAGCATTCCCGAAAGCCTTTTCTAA